Within the Hypericibacter adhaerens genome, the region CGAGCTCGACGTGGCGATTGTGGCGGACCCGGAGGTCGCGGCGCATGTCGGGAAAGAGCCGATCGGAACGATCGAATGCGTCTGGGTCGCCAGTGCCAAGCTCGGTCTGCCCGATCGTCCCGTGAGGCCGCGCGACCTCCTGCATCATGAGATATTCACCAACCCCGACCCGTCGAATCTCATCACCCTGCTGAGGGACTGGTTCGCCACCGCCGGGCTTGAGGCGACCCGGCTGAGCACCTGCAACAGCTTGTCGGTGATCCTGCGGCTCACGATGGCGGGCGAGGGCGTGAGCCTGCTGCCCAAGCCGATTCTGCCGCGGCGTACGCGCGGCAGTTTGCAGATATTGAAGGCGCATCCGCAGATCGGGCGCCCGAGGCTCTTCGGCGCCTACCAGCTCGACCGTGCAGGCCGGATGGTGGATACGGTCATTGCGACGGCCCGGGCCTTAAGCGCGCGCTAGCACCCTGCCCGGTCGGATCGAATCGGAAGACACGCCAGGCCGGCCAGGATCGACGTTGCTCTTGCCCCCAAGGGGAAAGAGCCTCGCTTCGGCTCAGAATCCCGCCCGCGCCAGGCGCTGCACGCGCCAGCCCATGAACCAGGCGACGGCGCTGGTGAGCCCGTTGGCGAGCCGGCCCTGCGGCTGCAGCCCCGCCGCCTTCAGCACCATGGAGATGCCGCGCTGGATATGGTGGCGGCGGTAGAAGCTGTAGGCGCGGCGCGCATAGCGGGCGCCCCACTGGCGGCGGTCATAGGCCGCCTCGTCGCCGCCATTGGCGGCGTAATAGGCATAGGCGAGCTCGTCATCCTCGCTCTCGCGGATGCGCCGGAGCGCCACCAGGACGCGGCGCACGCGGCCGATCTTCTCGGCCTCCACATAGCGGCGCAGATGCGTGTAGAAGAGCTTGTAGTGGCGCAGCTCGTCGGCCGCGATGTTGCGGCAGATCTCGCGCAGGACCGGTTCCTTGGCCGCTTCCATCAGCGCCGTGTAGTAGGAGCTGGTGCCGGTCTCGACGATGCAGCGCGCCACCAGTTCGCCGGCGCGCGAGCCGCGGATCGACTGGGTCTTGTCGATCGAGATTTTGAAGCCGTCCTTGAAGCGGGCGAAGCTCTTGTCGAAGTCGAAGCTGGAATCGGCCATGGCCGCCCAGCGCGCGAGCACCGCGCCATGCTGGACTTCCTCGACCGCCCAAAGGCGCGCCGCGTCCTGGAAGGACGGATCGTCGTGGAAGACGTTGCAGAGGTAGGCCGCGTAATCCCCGCCGTTATATTCGACCATGCTGGCCGCCTTCACGATCCGCAGCAGCTCCGGATCCACCAGCGAGGGGTCGAATTGAGTCCAGGGAATGTCATCGAGCGTCCAGTGCTTCATGGTTTTCCACCCAGCTTTGTACGCGCGGTCGCGAATTAACGTTTCGGCAACGCTTATTTTGCGGGCGGCCACGCCGTTCCGCAAGACCGATTGGAATCGGCCTTAACCTTTCAACTCAAGCGGTTATAAGGAGTTCCGGCGAGTCGGCCGAACGGCCGAGCCTGTGGATTTAGTAGGGCGAACCCTCGGTCGCCGCTACCATTTTGGCCTCGGCCACGCTCACGGCCCGCTCGGCGGCGGCCCGGTCGGCGTCGGTCTTGGCGTCGGTCAAATCGTCGCGGGCGTCCTTGAGCTCGGTCTCGATCTGGCCCTTGTCGAGGTCTCCCAGCGGCACCGCCTGCTCGGCCAGCACCGTGCAGCGCTCGCCCGTCACCTCGGCGAAGCCGCCCGCCACGAAGATGCGGTCGGTCACCTGGCCGCCCTCGAACACGGCGATCACGCCGGGACGCACGCTCGAGATGAGGGGCGCGTGATCCGGCAGCACGCCGAAATCGCCCTCGGTTCCCGGCACGACCACCATGTCGACCGCCTTGGAGATGAGAAGGCGCTCGGGCGACACCAGCTCGAACTGCGTCTTGTCCGCCATGAAGGCTCCGCTCCGCTATGCCTGGTCTGATCGCCGATGCCGCCTCAGGCGGCCTCGGCCGCCATCTGACGGCCCTTCTCGACCGCCTCTTCGATGGTGCCGACCATGTAGAAGGCGCTCTCGGGCAGGTCGTCATAGTCGCCCTTCACGATGCCCTTGAAGCCCTTGATGGTGTCCTCGAGCTTCACGAACTTGCCGGGCGAGCCGGTGAAGACCTCGGCCACATGGAAGGGCTGCGACAGGAAGCGCTGGATCTTGCGGGCGCGCGCGACCGTCAGCTTGTCCTCTTCCGAGAGCTCGTCCATGCCCAGGATGGCGATGATGTCCTGCAGCGACTTGTAGCTCTGCAGCACGCGCTGCACCTCGCGGGCGACCGCATAATGGTCCTCGCCCACGACGCGCGGGTCGAGGATGCGGCTGGTGGAGTCGAGCGGGTCGACCGCCGGATAGATGCCGAGCTCGGCGATCTGGCGCGACAGCACCGTGGTGGCGTCCAGGTGGGCGAAGGAGGTCGCCGGCGCCGGGTCGGTCAGGTCGTCGGCGGGCACGTAGATGGCCTGCACCGAGGTGATCGAGCCCTTCTTGGTGGTGGTGATGCGCTCCTGCAAGGCGCCCATGTCGGTCGCCAGCGTCGGCTGATAGCCCACGGCCGAGGGGATGCGGCCCAGCAGCGCCGACACCTCGGAGCCCGCCTGGGTGAAGCGGAAGATGTTGTCCACGAAGAAGAGCACGTCCTGGCCTTCCTCGTCGCGGAAATATTCGGCGACCGTCAGGCCCGAGAGGCCGACGCGCGCGCGCGCTCCCGGCGGCTCGTTCATCTGGCCATAGACCAGCGCCACCTTGGAGCCGGGGCCGTCGAGCTTGATGACGCCCGATTCGATCATCTCGTGATAGAGGTCGTTGCCCTCGCGGGTGCGCTCGCCCACGCCGGCGAACACCGACACGCCGCCATGCGCCTTCGCGACGTTGTTGATCAGCTCCATGATCAGCACGGTCTTGCCGACGCCCGCACCGCCGAACAGGCCGATCTTGCCGCCCTTGGCGTAAGGCGCGAGGAGATCCACGACCTTGATGCCGGTGACGAGCACCTGGGCCTCGGTCGACTGGTCGACGAAGGACGGGGCCGGACGGTGGATCGGGTAGCTGGTCTTGGCATTGACGGGACCGCGCTCATCGACGGTCTCGCCGATGACGTTCATGATACGACCGAGGGTCTCGGGACCGACCGGCACCGCGATCGGGCCGCCCGTGTCCTGGGCCTCCTGGCCGCGCACCAGGCCGTCGGTCGAGTCCATGGCGATGGTGCGCACCGTGTTCTCGCCCAGATGCTGCGCCACCTCGAGCACGAGGCGGCGGCCCTGGTTCTCGACATGGAGCGCGTTCAGGATGGCGGGCAGATCGCCGTCGAACTGGACGTCGACAACGGCGCCCAGCACCTGCGTGATCTTGCCGACGAGATTCTTGGCCATGGAAAGCTCCTTCTAGCGCGCCCTGCTGGCGTCGTTCGTCGATTACAGCGCCTCGGCCCCGGAGATGATCTCGATCAGCTCCTTGGTGATATAGGCCTGGCGGCTGCGGTTGTAGTTGATGGTCAGCTTGTTGATCATGTCGCCGGCATTGCGCGTGGCGCTGTCCATCGCGGTCATGCGCGAGCCCTGCTCGGAGGCCGCGTTCTCCAGCAGCGCCCGGAAGACCTGGACGCCGAGGTTGCGCGGCAGCAGCTCCGAGAGGATCTCCTGCTCGTCCGGCTCGTATTCGTAGAAGAGGTCGGTCGTGGCCGCCTTCGCCTCGCCGGCCCCGACGAACGGGATCAGCTGCTGCGCGGTCAGGATCTGCGTCATCGCCGACTTGAACTTGTTGTAGAAGATCGTGCAGACGTCGAACTCGCCGGCCTCGTAGAGGCTGGTGACGCGGTGCGCGATCCGGTCGGCATCGGCATAGGTCAGGCGCTGACGGCCGACATCGTCGAAGTTCTCGACGATGAGCTTGCCGAAGTCGCGCTTGAGCTGGTCGCGGCCCTTGCGGCCGACGGTGATGATCTTGACGGCCTTCCCGGCCCCGATCAGGTCGCGGATCATGCGCCGCGCGCCGCGGACGATCGAGGAGTTGAAGCCGCCGCACAGACCGCGGTCGGAGGTCATCACCACGATCAGGTGGATCTGGCTCTTGCCGTTGCCGACCAGGAGGGGCGGCGCGCCCTCGCGGCCCGCCATGGCGGTCGCGAGCGAGCCCAGCATCCGCTCCATGCGCTCGGCATAAGGCCGGGCCGCCTCGGCCTGCTCCTGGGCGCGGCGCAGCTTCGCCGCCGCGACCATCTTCATGGCCGAGGTGATCTTCTGCGTGGATTTCACGCTGTTGATGCGGACCTTGAGGTCCTTGAGGCTCGGCATGTCCTAGAGCGCCCCGGCTGGTTCCGTTCGCGGATTCGAGTGGCGGATCAGGCGAAGGTCTTGGTGAACTGGTCGAAGAAGACCTTGAGCTTGTCTTCGGTCGCCTTGCTGATCTCGCGCTCGTTGCGGATCGCGTCGAGGATGTCCTTGTGCTTCGCCCGCACCTCGGAGAGCAGCGCCTTCTCGAACCGGGTCACGTCCTCGACGCGGATCGCGTCGAGATAGCCGCGCACGCCGGCGAAGATCGACACCACCTGCTCCTCGACCGGCATCGGCTGGAACTGCCCCTGCTTCAGGAGCTCGGTCAGGCGCGAGCCGCGCGCCAGGAGGCGCTGGGTCGAGGCGTCGAGGTCGGAGGCGAACTGGGCGAAGGCCGCCATCTCGCGATACTGCGCGAGCTCGAGCTTGATGCGGCCGGCCACCTGCTTCATCGCCTTGATCTGGGCGGCCGAGCCGACGCGGCTCACCGACAGGCCGACGTTAATCGCCGGGCGGATGCCGCGGTAGAAGAGCGTCGTCTCGAGGAAGATCTGGCCGTCGGTGATCGAGATCACGTTGGTCGGGATGTAGGCCGAGACGTCGCCGGCCTGGGTCTCGATCACGGGAAGCGCCGTCAGCGAGCCCGCGCCGTTCTTGTCGTTCATCTTGGCGGCGCGCTCGAGCAGGCGGGAATGCAGGTAGAACACGTCGCCCGGATAGGCCTCGCGTCCCGGCGGACGGCGGAGCAGCAGCGACATCTGGCGGTAGGCGACGGCCTGCTTGGAGAGGTCGTCGTAGAAGATGACGGCATGCATGCCGTTGTCGCGGAAGAACTCGCCCATGGCGCAGCCCGTGTAGGGCGCCAGATACTGCAGCGGGGCGGGCTCCGAGGCGGTGGCGGCGACGACGATCGAATATTCGAGCGCGCCGTTGTCCTCGAGCGTCTTCACGATCTGGGCCACGGTCGAGCGCTTCTGGCCGACCGCGACATAGACGCAGTAGAGCTTCTTGGATTCGTCGCCGCCGGCGTTGATCGCCTTCTGGTTCAGGATGGTGTCGATGATGACGGCGGTCTTGCCGGTCTGGCGGTCGCCGATGATGAGCTCGCGCTGGCCGCGGCCGACCGGGACCAGACTGTCGATGGCCTTGAGGCCCGTCTGCATCGGCTCATGCACCGACTTCCTCGGGATGATGCCCGGCGCCTTCACCTCGACGCGCTGGCGCTTGACGTCGGTCAGCGGGCCCTTGCCGTCGATCGGGTTGCCGAGGCCGTCGACCACGCGGCCGAGCAGGCCCTTGCCCACCGGCACGTCGACGATGGCGCCGGTGCGCTTCACCAGGTCGCCTTCCTTGATGTCGCGGTCGTCGCCGAAGATCACGACGCCGACATTGTCGCTCTCGAGGTTGAGGGCGAGGCCGCGCAGGCCGCCCGGGAACTCGACCATCTCGCCGGCCTGGATCTTGTCCAGCCCATGCACGCGGGCCACGCCGTCGCCGACCGAGAGCACCGTGCCGACCTCGGCCACATCGGCATCACTGCCGAAATTCTCGATCTGCTGCTTGAGGATCGCGGAAATCTCCGCGGCGCGGATCTCCATCACTCAACCCCTTTCATGGCGAGTTGCAGTCTTTGCAGTTTGGTCTTGAGCGAGCTGTCGACCAGGCGGCTGCCGACCTTGACCACCAGGCCGCCGAGCAGGCTCGGATCGACCTTCAGGTCCACGGCAACCTTGCCGCCCGTGACGCGCTTCAAGGTTTCGGTGACGGCCTGGCGCTGGCGCTCGTCGAGCGGCTGCGCCGAGACCACCTGGGCGCTGGCCTCGCCGCGGCGGCGGGCAAGCTCCGTCAGATAAGCCTCGATGATCTCGGGAAGGACGAACAGGCGGCGGTTCTGCGCCACCAGCCCGATGAAGCGGCGCATCAGCGCCGAGGCGCCGGCCTTCTCCAGCAGGGCCTCCATCGCGCGGCCCTGCTCGGCGCGCGACAGAAGCGGGTTGCGGATCATCTGGCGCAGATCGGCGCTCTCGCCCAGCATTCCCTTCAGCTCCTGGAGATCCTTGGCGACCTCGTCGAGCTGCTTCTTCTCATCGGCCAGTTCAAAGAGCGCCGCGGCGTAGCGCGCCGCCAGACCGCCTGAGCCAGTGCCTCCGGCTGCCACGTTTCTCGATCCCCGTCGTTACCCTGAAGACGCGGCCCTCTTCCCAAAGGTCCGCGAACCGGCAATGTCCCGCCCGCGCGACCGACCTATATCGGCCACGCCGCGGGGCGGGCGGTGAATAACATAGACAAGGGGGGCATGCAATGGCCCGGGGCCAGGTTTGCCGCCTTGTGGAAAACCGCTTGTTTTCAGCCGCTTTGACCGGTTCGCGGGGCACCCGCCAACCGCGCCTTTTTGCCGCTCCCGCGAGGGCCGCGGGCAGGGTCGCTCAGAAGAAACTGTAGGGGTCGATGTCGATCTGGAGCCGGAGCGACCCGGAGAGCTTGATCGGCGCCAGCCAGTCGCGCAGCAGCGGCTGGGGCGCCAGGTCCCGCCGGCATTTCATCAGGAAGCGGCGGCGGTGGCGTCCTCGCAACAGCGCCAGTGGCGCCGGCGCCGGGCCCAGCACCGTCACGCCGTCGAAATGGGGCGCGCGGGCCGCCACCTCGCGCGCCAGCCGGTCGACCGCCTCGGCGCTGTCGCCCGAGAGGATCACCGCCGCCAGCCGGCCGAAGGGCGGCATCCCGTGCCGCTGCCGGTCCTCCGCCTCCTCGGCCAGGAAGCGGTCGCGGTCGCCGCCGACAAGGGCCTGCATCACCGGATGGCCGGGATCGAAGGTCTGCAGCAGCACCTGGCCCGGCCGCTCGGCGCGGCCGGCGCGGCCCGCCACCTGATGCAACAATTGATAAGTCCGTTCCGCGGCCCGGAGATCGCCGCCGCCCAGCCCCAGATCGGCATCGACCACGCCGACCAGGGTCAGCATCGGGAAATGGTGGCCCTTGGCGACGATCTGGGTCCCGATCAGGAGATCGACCTCATGCGCCTGGATGCGCCGGACCATCTCCTCGGCCGCCCTGACCGAGAAGACCGTGTCGCTGGTCATGACGGCGAGGCGCGCCTCGGGATGGAGCGCCACCGCCTCCTCCGCCAGCCGCTCGACGCCGGGCCCGCAGGCGGCAAAGCTGTCGGTGGCGTTGCAGGCGGGGCAGGAAGGCGGCAGCTCCGTCATATAGCCGCAATGATGGCATTGCAGCCGCCCGCGGAAGCGGTGCTCGACCAGCCAGGCGGTGCAGTTGGGACATTGCAGGCGATGCCCGCAGGTCCGACAGAGAGTCAGCGGCGCATAGCCGCGACGATTGAGGAACAGCAGCGCCTGCTCGCCTGCCGCCAGCGTCTCGGCGAGCGCCTTTCGCAGCGGCGGCGAGATCCAGCTCTGGCGCGGCGGCGGATCGCGCCTCAGATCGATGGTCGCGATCCTGGGCAGGCTGGCGCCGCCATGGCGGTCCGGCAGATGAACCGCACCATAGCGCCCGTTCGCCACGTTCTGCACCGTCTCGAGCGACGGCGTGGCCGAGACCAGCAGCACCGGGAACGAGCTCTGATGCGCGCGCACCACCGCCATGTCGCGCGCCTGATAGATGACGCCGTCCTCCTGCTTGAAGGCGGCCTCGTGCTCCTCGTCGACGACGATCAATCCCAGATCCGAGAAGGGCAGGAACAGCGCCGAGCGCGCGCCGACCACGAGCCGCACGTCCCCTTCCGCGACGGCGCGCCAGGTCCAGCGGCGCTCGGCGCTGCCGAGATCGGAATGCCACTGCGCGGGCTTGGCACCGAAGCGACGCTCGAAGCGCTGCAGCCATTGCGCCGAGAGCGCGATCTCCGGCAACAGCACCAGCACCTGCCGGCCGGCCTCGAGCGCCGCCGCGATCGCCTCGAAATAGACCTCGGTCTTGCCGGCGCCGGTGACGCCGTCGATCAGCGTCGCGGAGAAGCCGCCCGCGAGCACCTTCTCGCGCAGGCTGCGCGCGGCCTCGGCCTGGGCCGGCTCCAGCGACGGACCGGGCAGCCGCCAATCGGGCGGCGGCGGGCTCATGCGCGCGGGCAGCTCCACCGTCTCGACGGCGCCCGCATCGACCAGCCCCTTGATCACGCCGGTCGAGCAACCGGCCTCGCGCGCCAGTTCGGAGAGCAGGCGGGCCGGCCCCTCCTTGAGCGTGTCGACCACGCGCTGGCGCGCCTCGGTCATCCGTGCCGGCAACGCTGCGCCGGCGCACAGCCGGTAGCCGGTGAGCGCGCGGGGCGGCTCCAGCGCGGCGGAGACGCTCATCGCCATCCGCAGCACGGCGCCGGGCGGGGCCATCGAGTAGCCGGCAACCCAGTCGACGAATCGCCGCACCGCGGCCGGCATCCGCGGCGCTTCGAGTCGTTCCGTCACATCCTTGAGGCGCGCCGGCGCCAGCTCGCCGCTGCCTTCGCCCCAGACAACGCCCACCGTTTCGCGCCGGCCCAGCGGTACAATGACGAAATCGCCCGGTTCGAGCGCAAGATCCGGCGGCACCCGGTAATCATAGGCGCCCGCCAGCGGCAGGGGCAGCAGGACGCTCACGCTTTGCGTGGCGCCGCTCCGCCCGGGGCTCGAACTGGTGCCTGATTCCGCCATCGGCTACACTCAAAGAAAGATACAGTCTAAGGAGGGCTGGCCCGAGTCGGCCAATCGTGCCGACCCTCCGCAGCCCGTCTCTTTCGGTCAAGGATCTGGAACCGTTCCCTCATGAAGTTCTTCATCGATACCGCCGACCTCGCAGAAATTCGCGACCTTGCCGCCACCGGCCTCGTCGACGGCGTGACCACCAATCCCTCGCTGATCCAGAAATCGGGGCGCAACTTCATCGAGGTCGTGAAGGAGATCTGCAGCGTGGTCGAGGGCCCGGTCAGCGCCGAGGTGACCGCGACCGAACATGCCAAGATGCTGGCCGAAGGCCGCAAGCTCGCCAAGATCGCCGACAATGTTTGCGTCAAGGTGCCGCTGACTCCCGACGGGCTCAAGACCTGCAAGGCGCTGCGCAACGAGGGCATCCAGGTCAATGTGACGCTCTGCTTCTCGCCGGCCCAGGCGCTGCTCGCGGCCAAGGCGGGGGCCAGCTTCATCTCGCCCTTCGTCGGCCGGCTCGACGATATCGGCAGCGACGGCATGGGGCTGATCGCCGATATCGTGCAGATCTACAACGCCTACGACCATATCGAGACCGAGGTGCTGGTGGCTTCGGTGCGCCATCCGGTCCATGTGATCCAGGCGGCGAAGATGGGCGCCGACGTCGCGACCCTGCCACCCTCCGTGCTGCGCCAGATGTTCAATCATCCGCTGACCGACAAGGGCCTGGCGGCCTTCCTCGCCGATTGGGCCAAGACCGGCCAGTCGATCATCTAGGCCCTCAGCGAGAAGCACGGGGAACCCGCATCATGACCCAGACGCCCGAGGATGCCGCCGGCCTGTCCCGCAATGGCGCGGGCTCTGGCGGCACGCGCTCGGCGCGGGTCACCGCCGCCGAGGTCATGGAGTATCTGCAGCGCCATCCCGAGTTCCTGAGCCAGCATCCCGATCTCCTGGACAGCCTCAAGCTGCCGGGCCGGCATGATGGCGAAGGGGTGGTCGACCTGCAGCAATTCATGGTGGAGCGGCTGCGGCGCGAGGTGCAGCGGCTGCGCGGCGACCAGGACGATCTCCTCTCCAACAGCCGCGACAATCTCGCGACCCAGACCCGGGTCCATCGCGCGGCCCTGGCGCTGCTCGAGGCGCGCAGCCTCACCAATCTGGTCGAGATCGTGACCACCGATCTGGCGGTCATCCTCGATGTCGATGTGGTGACGCTCTGCCTGGAGCGCAGCGAGGGCTTCACCGAGCCGAGCCGGATGGAAGGCGTGCAGCTGCTCGATCGCGGCGCGGTCGACGCGCTGATCGGGCGCGAGCATGAGGTGCTGCTGCGCGACGAGGTGGCGGGCGATCCGCTTCTCTTCGGCGGCGGGGCCGGGCTGGTGCGCTCCGACGCGCTGATCCGGCTCAAGTTCGGCGACGGCATGCCGCAAGGCCTGATGGCCTTCGGCACGCGCCATCCGGGATATTTCGATTCCGGCCAGGGCACCGAGCTGCTCTCCTTCCTCGCGCGCATCCTCGAGCATTGCGTGCGCTCATGGCTGATCTCGACCCGCTGAGGCTGACGCTCGAGCCGGCGCTGGCGCGCGCGATCGAGGACTGGACCGCCTGGCTCACCC harbors:
- a CDS encoding LysR family transcriptional regulator; amino-acid sequence: MRATLSQIEAFYWIARLGGFHAAAARLNLAQPTISLRVRGLEKALGVKLFERAGRLAKLTTEGRHLLPHAERMVGLSEELHLKAALEDPLRGRLRLGAPDSFGLTSMPALLASLRKQYPDLSVALTIDNSSVLSQMLNDRELDVAIVADPEVAAHVGKEPIGTIECVWVASAKLGLPDRPVRPRDLLHHEIFTNPDPSNLITLLRDWFATAGLEATRLSTCNSLSVILRLTMAGEGVSLLPKPILPRRTRGSLQILKAHPQIGRPRLFGAYQLDRAGRMVDTVIATARALSAR
- a CDS encoding acyl-ACP desaturase, yielding MKHWTLDDIPWTQFDPSLVDPELLRIVKAASMVEYNGGDYAAYLCNVFHDDPSFQDAARLWAVEEVQHGAVLARWAAMADSSFDFDKSFARFKDGFKISIDKTQSIRGSRAGELVARCIVETGTSSYYTALMEAAKEPVLREICRNIAADELRHYKLFYTHLRRYVEAEKIGRVRRVLVALRRIRESEDDELAYAYYAANGGDEAAYDRRQWGARYARRAYSFYRRHHIQRGISMVLKAAGLQPQGRLANGLTSAVAWFMGWRVQRLARAGF
- a CDS encoding F0F1 ATP synthase subunit epsilon; this encodes MADKTQFELVSPERLLISKAVDMVVVPGTEGDFGVLPDHAPLISSVRPGVIAVFEGGQVTDRIFVAGGFAEVTGERCTVLAEQAVPLGDLDKGQIETELKDARDDLTDAKTDADRAAAERAVSVAEAKMVAATEGSPY
- the atpD gene encoding F0F1 ATP synthase subunit beta, whose protein sequence is MAKNLVGKITQVLGAVVDVQFDGDLPAILNALHVENQGRRLVLEVAQHLGENTVRTIAMDSTDGLVRGQEAQDTGGPIAVPVGPETLGRIMNVIGETVDERGPVNAKTSYPIHRPAPSFVDQSTEAQVLVTGIKVVDLLAPYAKGGKIGLFGGAGVGKTVLIMELINNVAKAHGGVSVFAGVGERTREGNDLYHEMIESGVIKLDGPGSKVALVYGQMNEPPGARARVGLSGLTVAEYFRDEEGQDVLFFVDNIFRFTQAGSEVSALLGRIPSAVGYQPTLATDMGALQERITTTKKGSITSVQAIYVPADDLTDPAPATSFAHLDATTVLSRQIAELGIYPAVDPLDSTSRILDPRVVGEDHYAVAREVQRVLQSYKSLQDIIAILGMDELSEEDKLTVARARKIQRFLSQPFHVAEVFTGSPGKFVKLEDTIKGFKGIVKGDYDDLPESAFYMVGTIEEAVEKGRQMAAEAA
- a CDS encoding F0F1 ATP synthase subunit gamma yields the protein MPSLKDLKVRINSVKSTQKITSAMKMVAAAKLRRAQEQAEAARPYAERMERMLGSLATAMAGREGAPPLLVGNGKSQIHLIVVMTSDRGLCGGFNSSIVRGARRMIRDLIGAGKAVKIITVGRKGRDQLKRDFGKLIVENFDDVGRQRLTYADADRIAHRVTSLYEAGEFDVCTIFYNKFKSAMTQILTAQQLIPFVGAGEAKAATTDLFYEYEPDEQEILSELLPRNLGVQVFRALLENAASEQGSRMTAMDSATRNAGDMINKLTINYNRSRQAYITKELIEIISGAEAL
- the atpA gene encoding F0F1 ATP synthase subunit alpha yields the protein MEIRAAEISAILKQQIENFGSDADVAEVGTVLSVGDGVARVHGLDKIQAGEMVEFPGGLRGLALNLESDNVGVVIFGDDRDIKEGDLVKRTGAIVDVPVGKGLLGRVVDGLGNPIDGKGPLTDVKRQRVEVKAPGIIPRKSVHEPMQTGLKAIDSLVPVGRGQRELIIGDRQTGKTAVIIDTILNQKAINAGGDESKKLYCVYVAVGQKRSTVAQIVKTLEDNGALEYSIVVAATASEPAPLQYLAPYTGCAMGEFFRDNGMHAVIFYDDLSKQAVAYRQMSLLLRRPPGREAYPGDVFYLHSRLLERAAKMNDKNGAGSLTALPVIETQAGDVSAYIPTNVISITDGQIFLETTLFYRGIRPAINVGLSVSRVGSAAQIKAMKQVAGRIKLELAQYREMAAFAQFASDLDASTQRLLARGSRLTELLKQGQFQPMPVEEQVVSIFAGVRGYLDAIRVEDVTRFEKALLSEVRAKHKDILDAIRNEREISKATEDKLKVFFDQFTKTFA
- a CDS encoding F0F1 ATP synthase subunit delta, with protein sequence MAAGGTGSGGLAARYAAALFELADEKKQLDEVAKDLQELKGMLGESADLRQMIRNPLLSRAEQGRAMEALLEKAGASALMRRFIGLVAQNRRLFVLPEIIEAYLTELARRRGEASAQVVSAQPLDERQRQAVTETLKRVTGGKVAVDLKVDPSLLGGLVVKVGSRLVDSSLKTKLQRLQLAMKGVE
- a CDS encoding primosomal protein N'; amino-acid sequence: MAESGTSSSPGRSGATQSVSVLLPLPLAGAYDYRVPPDLALEPGDFVIVPLGRRETVGVVWGEGSGELAPARLKDVTERLEAPRMPAAVRRFVDWVAGYSMAPPGAVLRMAMSVSAALEPPRALTGYRLCAGAALPARMTEARQRVVDTLKEGPARLLSELAREAGCSTGVIKGLVDAGAVETVELPARMSPPPPDWRLPGPSLEPAQAEAARSLREKVLAGGFSATLIDGVTGAGKTEVYFEAIAAALEAGRQVLVLLPEIALSAQWLQRFERRFGAKPAQWHSDLGSAERRWTWRAVAEGDVRLVVGARSALFLPFSDLGLIVVDEEHEAAFKQEDGVIYQARDMAVVRAHQSSFPVLLVSATPSLETVQNVANGRYGAVHLPDRHGGASLPRIATIDLRRDPPPRQSWISPPLRKALAETLAAGEQALLFLNRRGYAPLTLCRTCGHRLQCPNCTAWLVEHRFRGRLQCHHCGYMTELPPSCPACNATDSFAACGPGVERLAEEAVALHPEARLAVMTSDTVFSVRAAEEMVRRIQAHEVDLLIGTQIVAKGHHFPMLTLVGVVDADLGLGGGDLRAAERTYQLLHQVAGRAGRAERPGQVLLQTFDPGHPVMQALVGGDRDRFLAEEAEDRQRHGMPPFGRLAAVILSGDSAEAVDRLAREVAARAPHFDGVTVLGPAPAPLALLRGRHRRRFLMKCRRDLAPQPLLRDWLAPIKLSGSLRLQIDIDPYSFF
- the fsa gene encoding fructose-6-phosphate aldolase, which translates into the protein MKFFIDTADLAEIRDLAATGLVDGVTTNPSLIQKSGRNFIEVVKEICSVVEGPVSAEVTATEHAKMLAEGRKLAKIADNVCVKVPLTPDGLKTCKALRNEGIQVNVTLCFSPAQALLAAKAGASFISPFVGRLDDIGSDGMGLIADIVQIYNAYDHIETEVLVASVRHPVHVIQAAKMGADVATLPPSVLRQMFNHPLTDKGLAAFLADWAKTGQSII
- a CDS encoding DUF484 family protein codes for the protein MTQTPEDAAGLSRNGAGSGGTRSARVTAAEVMEYLQRHPEFLSQHPDLLDSLKLPGRHDGEGVVDLQQFMVERLRREVQRLRGDQDDLLSNSRDNLATQTRVHRAALALLEARSLTNLVEIVTTDLAVILDVDVVTLCLERSEGFTEPSRMEGVQLLDRGAVDALIGREHEVLLRDEVAGDPLLFGGGAGLVRSDALIRLKFGDGMPQGLMAFGTRHPGYFDSGQGTELLSFLARILEHCVRSWLISTR